In the Deinococcota bacterium genome, AAGACCGTCCGCTGCGCCATCAGAAAGTTGGGGATGTCGAGCGCACCCCTGCCGGCGGCAAAATAGAGCATGGTCGACAGGCCCATCGCGAAGACGGCCGGAACGCCGATGATCAAAAAGAAGACCAACGCCACCATCATGATGACCACGGTCACGGCGCCCTGCCTCCTCGGGCGAGCGACAGCAACTGCCCGGCGAGCTGGTGCGCGAAGAAGAGCAGCATGAGAGCGGAGCTGACCAGCAGCGCCAGGTAGAGGACGCCCTGAGGCAGCGGGATCATGGTGAGCATCACCGACCAGCGGTCCAAGACCATCTGGTAACTGCCCCGCAGCAAGGTCACCACCACCAGCGCCGACAGCAACGTGGCCAGGACGTGAAAACCGAGGCGCAGCCGCAGGGGCCAGCGGGCCAACCACAAGTCGATAAGGTCCACCCGCAGGTGCTCACTCCGCTTCACGGCCAGCGCGGCGGCCAAGAGGACCGCCCAGATGTTTAAGTACCTGGCGGCCTCCTCGCTCCAGGTCAGCGGCTGGCTGAGGACGTAGCGGTAGAACACCTGCAGGAGCACCGCGATGAAAAAGAGGATGAAGAGCAGCGTTGCCGCGTGCTCGATCAGCAACTCCAGGCCCAGGAGAAAGCCCCGGTAGATTTTCGTCAGCATGCGCCTCCCGTTGCCCGTCGTTCGAGAAGGGTAGGAACCTGCCTACCCTATTCCCGTCTCTTTCCCGATCAGTCCTCTTGCCCGATGACCTCGAGAACCTCGTCGTAGACGCCGGGGGCCAAGTCCTCCTCGATGATCCTCGTTACGGCCGGCAACGCCGCGGCCCTCAGGGCTTCCTGGTCAGGCTCAATGAGGACCATGCCGTTGGCAATGGTCTCTTCGACAAAGCCCTCGTTCATCTCGTCGACGATCTCGGCTACGTAGGCGATGGTGTCTTCGACGGCCTGTGCGAGCGCTTGGCGCTGGGCTTCGCTCAGCTTGTCCTCCCAGGTCCGCTCGGACACCAGCCAGGTCTGGAAGAACTGGATGTGCTCGGTCTTGACGAGGTAGCGCTGGTACTCCCACATCTGCCTGCCGGCGATATTGGTAAGAAAGTTCTCCTGCGCCTCGACCACCCCCGTTTGCAGCGCGGTGACGATCTCCGTCGCGGCAATCGGGGTCGGCAGCGCCCCCATCTCGGCCCACACATCGACCCACCATCTGATCTCCGGCATGCGGATGGTCAGGCCCCGCAACTCCTCGGGGGTGGTGAAGGGCCGGTTGGACGTCGTCCACCTGGCGCCGTAACCGTGCATGCCCAGAGGGATGATGCCGCCGCGCTCTCGAGCCAGTCTCGCCACCTCGTCCCCGACGGAACCGCTCATGAACGCCTGCATCGAGGCGAAGTCCGGGAACAAGAAGGGAATGCTCACGGCGTTGTACTCGGGATAGTAGAGCTCGGCCTGAATGACGTTGTAGCCCATGTCAAGCTCACCGAGCTTCATCTGCTCGAGGGCTTCGCGCTCGCCGCCGAGTTGCCCGCCCATGAAGAAGTCGATCTCGATGCTGCCGCCGCTCAGCTCGCGGACGCGCTCGTCGAAAAATTCGCGGATCGCCCGGTCCACGCCCGAGTCGTCCATGGTGGTCGCGAACGACAGCCTGACGCTCTGCTCCGTCGCGCCGGCCCAAACTCCCGATAGCAGAAGCAAAGACACGACCAGCGCGAAGGGTGTTATCCAATTCCTGTTCATGCCGACCTCCTCCGACCTCCAAGATCCCAAGGTCTTGTCGAGGTCTCGCTTTTGGCGGTCTCCTTTATACCCCAGCCTCGCCGCCGATTCAAGGTCAGCGCATCTAGGCCAGCCCTTCAAGGTCGAGTGTGGCTCCGATGAGCGACTGAGACCGCTCGAGCCCCGCTCGGAGCCCCCGCCTGCGACGGGTGAAGCGTGATGATTACAGACTTCGAGACCGGCGTGTTGCTGCCCTCGGCCACGCTGCCGATCGGCACCAAGACGTTGGCCTCCGGAAAGTAGGTGGCGGCGCAGCGGCGGGGAATCGCGTAGGGCACGGCGACAAAACACCTGGCCAGGCGTTCCTCACCCTCGAAGTGGCTCACCAGATCGAGGGTGTCCCCCTGCGCGATCCCCTGCGCCGCCATATCCTCCGGATTCAAAAAGACCACCCGCCGCTCGCCCTTGACCCCGCGGTAGCGGTCGTCCAAGCCGTAGACGGTGGTGTTGAACTGGTCATGGGAGCGGATGGTCATCATGACCAACTGGCCGGGCGCCAGCTCGTGCCTGGGGATGGGATGCGCGGTGAACTTCGCCTTGCCGCTGTCGGTGGGGAAGCGCCCCTCGCGGGGGCCGTTGGGGAGATAGAAGCCGGCGGGAAAGCGCACCTTGCGGTTGTAGTCCTCGAAGCCGGGGATCACCCGGGCGATGTGCTCACGGATGCGGTCGTAATCGGCTATGAGCGCGTCCCAGTCGACCGTCGAGCGCGCGCCGAGGGTGGCCTTAGCCAGGCCGGCGACGATGGCCGGCTCGCTCCTGAGGTGCTCTGAAGCGGGCTTCAGCATCCCCTGCGAGTCGTGCACGACGCCCATCGAGTTCTCGACGCTCACGAACTGCGGGCCGCTAGCCTGCAGGTCCTCTTCGGTGCGGCCCAGGCAGGGCAGGATCAGGGCCTGCTCGCCGGTGATGAGCTGCGAGCGGTTGGGCTTGGTCGAGACCTGCACGGTGAGGCGGCAGTTCTGGAGCGCCTCGGCGGTGTAGGCGGTGTCGGGGGTGGCCGAGAGGAAGTTGCCGCCCAGGGCGAAAAAGACCTTGACCCGCCCCTCGTGCATCGCCTTGATGGTCTCCACCGTATCGAAGCCGTGCTCGCGCGGGGGCTCGAAGGCGAATTCGCCGGCCAGCGCGTCGAGGAAGGCCTGGCTGGGCCGCTCCCAGATGCCCATGGTGCGGTCGCCCTGCACGTTGCTGTGCCCGCGGACCGGGCAAAGACCCGCGCCCCTCTTGCCGATGCTGCCGCGCAGGAGGTGGAGGTTGACGATCTCCTGGATGCTGGCGACGGCGTTCTTGTGCTGGGTGAGGCCCATCGCCCAGCAGGTGATGATTCGTTCACTGTTCATGGCGACCTCCGCCGCCTGGCGTATCCCCTCACGCGAGAGGCCGCTTCCCCCCAGAATCCGCTCCCAACTCTCCTCGCGCAGATCGGCCAAAAAGGCTTCAAGGCCCTCGGTCTTCTCGCCGATGAAGGGGTGGTCGAAGACCTCGCCCGGCCGCTGCGCTTCCTCCTCGAGCAGCTCCTTCATGACCCCCTTCAAAAAGGCCACGTCGCCGCCTATCCGCACCGGCAGGAAGAGGTCGGAGAGCTGGGTGCCCGAGCCTAGCAGCGTGCCCGGCGCCCGCAGCGGGTTCTTGAAGTCCTGGGGGTTCTTGAAGCTCAGCAGGCCGGCCTCCGGCAGCGGGTTGACGCTCACGATGGTGGCGCCGTTGCGCTTGGCGCGCTCCAGCGCGGTCAACATCCGCGGGTGGTTGGTGCCGGGGTTCTGGCCGATGATGAAGATCGCCTGGGCGTGGTAGAAGTCCTCGAGCTTGACCGTTCCCTTACCGATGCCGATCGTCTCCGTGAGGGCGACGCCGCTCGACTCGTGGCACATGTTCGAGCAGTCGGGCAGGTTGTTGGTCCCGAACTGCCGAACGAAGAGCCCGTAGAGAAAGGCGGCCTCGTTGCTGGCGCGGCCCGAGGTGTAGAAGGCGGCCTCGCCGGGTGACGCCAGGGCGTTCAGCTCGCCCGCGATGAGCCCAAAGGCCTCCGGCCAGCTCACCGGCTCATAGTGGTCTTGGCCCTCGCGGAGCAGCATCGGCTCGGTGATCCGCCCCTGTTTGCCGAGCCAGTGGTCGGACTGCTCGGCGAGTTTCGTCACCGGCCACGCCTTGAAAAACTCGGGTGTCGCCCGCTTGAGGGTGCCCTCGTCGGCGATCGCCTTGGCGCCGTTCTCGCAGAACTCCGCGATCGAGCGCTCCTCGTCGGGGTCGGGCCAGGCGCAGGAGGTGCAGTCGAAGCCGTCCTTCTGGTTCATCGTCATCAACAGCCTGGTGCCGCGCAGGACCCCCGCCTCGCCGTACATGTGCCGCAAGGAGGACACCACCGCCGGGACGCCGCCCGCCAGCGTCTTGGGAGGGCTCAGCTCGAGGCCGGTCAGGGTCTCGGGCG is a window encoding:
- a CDS encoding TRAP transporter small permease subunit; protein product: MLTKIYRGFLLGLELLIEHAATLLFILFFIAVLLQVFYRYVLSQPLTWSEEAARYLNIWAVLLAAALAVKRSEHLRVDLIDLWLARWPLRLRLGFHVLATLLSALVVVTLLRGSYQMVLDRWSVMLTMIPLPQGVLYLALLVSSALMLLFFAHQLAGQLLSLARGGRAP
- a CDS encoding FdhF/YdeP family oxidoreductase, whose translation is MAKGEKNVISNDEGDRDKAASHYRFKRGLETAEQEVAEAPRRVGHAQPPETLTGLELSPPKTLAGGVPAVVSSLRHMYGEAGVLRGTRLLMTMNQKDGFDCTSCAWPDPDEERSIAEFCENGAKAIADEGTLKRATPEFFKAWPVTKLAEQSDHWLGKQGRITEPMLLREGQDHYEPVSWPEAFGLIAGELNALASPGEAAFYTSGRASNEAAFLYGLFVRQFGTNNLPDCSNMCHESSGVALTETIGIGKGTVKLEDFYHAQAIFIIGQNPGTNHPRMLTALERAKRNGATIVSVNPLPEAGLLSFKNPQDFKNPLRAPGTLLGSGTQLSDLFLPVRIGGDVAFLKGVMKELLEEEAQRPGEVFDHPFIGEKTEGLEAFLADLREESWERILGGSGLSREGIRQAAEVAMNSERIITCWAMGLTQHKNAVASIQEIVNLHLLRGSIGKRGAGLCPVRGHSNVQGDRTMGIWERPSQAFLDALAGEFAFEPPREHGFDTVETIKAMHEGRVKVFFALGGNFLSATPDTAYTAEALQNCRLTVQVSTKPNRSQLITGEQALILPCLGRTEEDLQASGPQFVSVENSMGVVHDSQGMLKPASEHLRSEPAIVAGLAKATLGARSTVDWDALIADYDRIREHIARVIPGFEDYNRKVRFPAGFYLPNGPREGRFPTDSGKAKFTAHPIPRHELAPGQLVMMTIRSHDQFNTTVYGLDDRYRGVKGERRVVFLNPEDMAAQGIAQGDTLDLVSHFEGEERLARCFVAVPYAIPRRCAATYFPEANVLVPIGSVAEGSNTPVSKSVIITLHPSQAGAPSGARAVSVAHRSHTRP
- a CDS encoding TRAP transporter substrate-binding protein, which codes for MNRNWITPFALVVSLLLLSGVWAGATEQSVRLSFATTMDDSGVDRAIREFFDERVRELSGGSIEIDFFMGGQLGGEREALEQMKLGELDMGYNVIQAELYYPEYNAVSIPFLFPDFASMQAFMSGSVGDEVARLARERGGIIPLGMHGYGARWTTSNRPFTTPEELRGLTIRMPEIRWWVDVWAEMGALPTPIAATEIVTALQTGVVEAQENFLTNIAGRQMWEYQRYLVKTEHIQFFQTWLVSERTWEDKLSEAQRQALAQAVEDTIAYVAEIVDEMNEGFVEETIANGMVLIEPDQEALRAAALPAVTRIIEEDLAPGVYDEVLEVIGQED